The Streptomyces capitiformicae genome contains the following window.
TGATGCCGGTCATCTTCACGCTCCTGTTCGTGTACGTCTTCGGCGGCTCGATCGGGCAGGCCCTCGGCGGCGGTCAGGACGGGTATGTGCAGTACGTCATCCCCGGCATGATCGCGATGATGAGCATGACCCTGTCCCAGGGCGTCGGCACCGGCTTCTGCCAGGATTTCAACAGCGGTGTCATGGACCGCTTCCGGTCACTGCCGATCGGGCGCGGCTCGGTGCTGTTCGCGAAGATCTCGGTGGAGATCGCGCGGATGCTGTTCGCGACCACCGTGCTGATGATCGTCGCCGTACTGGTCGGTTTCGACATCACCAACTGGCCCGGGCTGTTCGCGACCGTGGGCCTGTCCACGGTGTTCGCCTCGGCGATCATGTGGGTGTTCCTCACCCTGGGCGTGATCATGAAGAGCGCGCAGTCCGTGCAGGCGATGGGGTTCCTGGTGCTGTTCCCGCTGCAGTTCGGCTCCTCGATCTTCGCGCCGACGCAGCAGATGCCGGGCTGGCTCCAGGCGTTCACCGACTACAACCCGCTGTCCACGCTCGCGGACACCGCGCGCGGACTGATGGTGGGCGGGCCGGTCGCGCACGACCTGTGGATGACGCTCGGATGGTCGGTGGCCATCACGGCGGTGATGGCACCGGTCGCCATCCACAAGTTCCGTACGAAGAGCTGACGGACGGCTGGACTCTGCCGGTCAGATCAGGGCGGCGGCCTCCTCCACCGTGAGGCCGCCGCCCTCGGTGTACGCCCTGTCGTACGTCTCGTCGTCCGGCAGGGCGGCCCGGGTGGCGGCCTCGGCGTCGGTGCGGGTCTCGATCTCCAGCGGACTGGGGAAGTGGCCGGGTGGCCGCAGCGCGTCGGCGGCGCCGAGAAGGCGGGCCGCGTCGAGGGCGCGGCGGCCGCCGTCGGCGCTCGACAGGACGAGGGCGGCGGTGGCGAGATGGATGGCGGGCATATGGGGCGTGACCAGGAGGGCCAGCGGGTCCAGGCTCCGTTCCATCGCCCGGCGCATGAAGTCCAGGGCCTCGTCGTGGTTCCCGGCCACCGCCTCCAGCCAGCCTTGGACGCCGAGGAAGTACCCGGCGAAGAGGACGAAGGTGTGTGCCTCGAAGTCCTCACGCAGCAGCCTGATCTGCTCGCGGGCCTCGTCCACGCGTCCGGTGCGGCCGAGGCGGACCGCCAGGCAGAGCAGGGCCGAGGGGAGGGCCTCGTTGGTGGCGGGGGGCCTGTCCGCCAACACGTCGACCAGCATCTTCTCACCGCGCTCGCCTTCGCCGCCCTCGATGAGCACGGCGGCCAGGCGGACGCTGAGGAGGGTCAACTGGGCGAAGGCGCCGAGTTGTTCGGCGTACTCGATGGCCCGCTGGTAGGTGGCCGCGGCGAGCGCGAAGCGGCCCTGGCGTTCCAGGGCCTCGGCGCGTGCCGAGAGCGCCTCGGCGGAGCCCCAGGCGTCGCCGAGCCGGTCGAAGAGCTCCAGCGCCTCGTCGGCGTCGCGGGTGGCGTCGCCGACCCAGTCGCCGCGGTTGGCGAGGATGTTGGCCCGCAGTTGCAGGGACTGCGCCAGCTCCCAGGTGAGGCCGAGCTCACGGGACGTGTTGATGTTCTCGTCGAGGATCGCCCGCACCCGCTCCATGTCGCCGGACAGCAGTACGGCGTAGAACCACATGGCACCCGGGAAGCGGCAGGTCTGGGGCTGGCCGGGACGGTAGGTGTCGGCGATGACCCGGAGCTTCTCCTTGGCCTCGGGGGTCTCCCAGGCCGACAACTCCATGTCCATGCAGGCCATATGGAGCAGATGTGCCGCGCGCCGGGCCTCCGCCAGGATGTCGGGGCGCATCGGCGGCGGGCTGTCGACGATACGGTCGGGCAGGTCCGGGACCGGGCGCGCGGGTGCCGTGAAGGGGTTCGGGCCGAGCTCCTTGACCTGGCTGGACCAGTGCCTGGCCTCGCTCTTCAGGCCGCGCATCTGCCAGTACCAGGCCAGCGACAGCGTCAGACAGAGCGCCTCCTGCTCGTCCCGCCCGGCGACGGCGTGCCGCAGGGCGGTGCGGATGTTCTCGTACTCCGGCTCCAGGAGGTCGATCGCCGCGCGCTGTCCCGTGCCGCGCAGCAACGGGTCGGTGGTGCGGACGAGTTCGCGGTAGTACGTGAGGTGCGCGCGTTCGGCGGCGGGGCGGGTGCCGGCCTCGGTGAGGCGTTCGCCGGCGTACTCGGCGACGGTCTCCAGGAGCCGGTAGCGCATCCCGCCGCCACCCGCGCTCGCCGAAGAGACCGGCGAAGGGGCCGCGACGACCAGGGACTTGTCGACGAGCGAGCCGAGCGCGTCCAGTGCGGCGGGGCCGCAGACGGCCTCGGCGGCGGGGAGGTCGCAGCCGCCGGCGAAGACCGACAGCCGCCGCAGGACGTCCCGTTCGTCCTCGTCGAGCAGTTCCCAGGACCAGTCGACGACGGCACGCAGTGTCTGCTGTCTGGGGAGGACGGTGCGGCTGCCGGAGGTGAGGAGCCGGAAGCGGTCGTCGAGGCGGTCGGCGATCTGGCGGGGCGTCAGCATGCGCAGGCGTGCCGCCGCCAGTTCGATCGCGAGCGGGAGGCCGTCGAGGCGGCGGCAGATCTCGGCGGCGGCCTCGGGGTCGTCGGCGACGGTGAATCCGGGGTGGGCGGCGGCGCCCCGGTCAGCGAGCAGGCGCAGCGCGTGGGGTTCCGTCAGGGGTTCCACCGGGCGTACCAACTCGCCCGGTACGCCGAGGGGTTCGCGGCTGGTGGCGAGCACGGTCAGGGCCGGGCAGCGTTGGAGCAGGTGCTCGGCGAGGTGGGCGGCGGCGGCCACGACGTGTTCGCAGTTGTCGAGGACGATCAGCATGCGGCGTCTGGCGCAGTGTTCGGTGAGGCGGGACAGCGGGTCGTCGTGGCGGTCGGCCACGACGCGCATCTCCTCGGCGCCGGCGCCGCGCAGGACGGTCTCGCGGGCGCCGAGGGCGGTGAGGACGGTCTCGGGGACGTTGGCGGGGTCGTCCACGGGGGCGAGTTCTGCCAGCCAGACGCCGTCCGGCATGGAGTGGGCGACGGCCTCCGCGGCCTCCTGGGAGAGGCGGGTCTTTCCGGCGCCGCCGGGGCCGAGGAGGGTTACCAGGCGGGTGGTGGTGAGGTCGTCTCGGATGGTGTGGATGTCGGCGTCTCGGCCTACGAAGGAGGTGAGGCGGGCGGGGAGGTTTCCTGGGCGGGCTTTTTCGCCCCCGCCGCCCCTACCCGTTCCCATCCCCAGGGGCGGCTGCCCTTTCGACCCCGCTTCGCCTGAGAGCTCGGGGGTGCGGGTTGTGTGGCGCGTGCGGGTTGTCGTTGGTTGCTCGCGCGGTTCCCCGCGCCCCTCACGGGGCGCTGCCCCGGGTGTCAGGAGCTCTGCGTGGAGTGCTCTTAGGTCCGGGCCCGGGTCTGTGCCCAGGGTGTCTGCCAGGACTCGGCGTATCCGCTCGTACTCGGCCAGGGCCTCCGCGGTGCGGCCCGTGGCGTGTAAGGCGCGTAGGCGGAGGGAGTGGAGGGGCTCGTCCAAGGGGTGGGTGTCGCACAGGGCGGTCAGTTCGGGGAGGGCGGTCTCGGCTTGGCCGAGGGTCAGGGCGGCGGTGAGGCGGGTGCGGCGGACGTCCAGGCGGCGGGTTTCCCAGCGGGCTGCCTCGGCGGTGCGGTCGGGGAGGTCGGCGAGGGGCGGGTCCTGCCACAGGGCGAGGGCGTCGTCGAGGACGACCGCGGCGTGGGCGGCGTCGCCGTCGGCGAGGGCGCGGGCTCCCTCCGACGCCAGGCGTTCGAAACGGTGCAGGTCTACGTGGTCGGGGCGGGCCGCCAGGCGGTAGCCGCCGTTCACGGACTCCACCGCGTCGGGGCCGAGTGTCCTGCGCAACCGCCCTACCAGCGCCTGGAGCGCGCCGCTCGCGTCCGCGGGTGGGTCACCGGCCGCCCACACCTCCTCGACCAGCGCGGCGGCGGGCACCGTACGCCCGGGCCGTAGCGCGAGCACGGTCAGCAGGGCGCGCAGCCGGGCGCCTCCGACCGGGACGGGGGTGCCGTCGGCGTGCTGGGCTTGGGTGGTGCCGAGGATGCGGTAGCGCACGGGGTCCATTGTCTCTGTCGGGGTCGGGTGCCGGTGTCCGGTACATCGAGTTCGTATGCCCACCTTGCTAGGAACTCGGAGATACCCGCGAGACGTTTTCGGCTTGCGCCCGGTACCGTCGGGCAGTCCAGTCCGTCCAGCAGTGCGATCGAGAGTCCTAGGAGCCCCATGACCACCGCCGCGTCCCGCCGGAGCGACCGGAGGATCAGCCCCGTTTTCGTGGGGATCGTGGCCGTCATGGCGGTCACCGGATGGGCCACCTGGACCGGGTTCTCCGAGCAACCCGGGCTGGCCGTCTTCCTGTTCGTGACCTCGGCGTGGATCGTCTCGCTGTGTCTGCACGAGTACGCGCACGCCCGTACCGCCCTGCACAGCGGTGACATCTCCATCGGCGCGAAGGGCTATCTCACGCTCAACCCGCTGAAGTACACGCACGCCCTGCTCAGCATCGTGCTGCCGGTGATCTTCGTGATCATGGGTGGTATCGGTCTGCCCGGCGGCGCGGTCTTCATCGAGCGCGGCCGGATCCAGGGCCGCTGGAAGCACAGCCTGATCTCGGCGTCGGGCCCGCTGACGAACGTGCTGTTCGCGGCGGTCTGCACGGCCCCGTTCTGGCTCGGTGTGACGGACGGGGTGCCGGCGGCGTTCCTGTTCGCCCTCGCCTTCCTGGCGCTGCTCCAGGTCACGGCGGCGATCCTGAACTTCCTGCCGGTGCCCGGCCTGGACGGCTACGGGGTGATCGAGCCCTGGCTGTCGTACAAGATCCGCCGCCAGGTGGAGCCGCTGGCGCCCTTCGGGCTGCTGCTGGTGTTCGCGGTGCTGTTCATCCCCACCGTGAACGAGGCGTTCTGGGACGCGATCGACGCGTTCATGCGTGCGCTGGGTGTGCAGGACGTACTGGCCGACTGCGGCTTCCGGCTGTACCGCTTCTGGCGCGAGGACAGCGACGTGTGTCTGAGTCTGTGATGCCTCGGTCTGTGACGCCTCAGTCTGTGACCGAGGGGGAGGAGGTGGCGGAGGCCGCCTCGCGCTCCAGCTTCGCCCGCCGGACGTAGTACCAGGTCATGTTGGACGAGAGTCCGGCCATCAGCACCCACACCACACCCAGCCAGCTGCCCCGGGCGAAGGAGACCACGGCAGCGGCGACTGCGAGCAGGCAGACGGCGAGGGCGTACAGGGCGAGGCGGGGCATGGGGGTCGGCTCCTGACAGGACAGTCGGACGGGGTGGTACGGCGTCCAGTGTCCCCCATGCCCGTACGTGTACGCGTATCGGCTACACGTCGGTCAGGCGGAGCCCCGCGTGGGCCTTGTAGCGGCGGTTCACGGAGATCAGGTTGGCGACCAGGGACTCGACCTGGTGGGCGTTGCGGAGCCGGCCGGAGAAGATGCCGCGCATACCGGGGATGCGGTTCGCCAGCGCCTGGACGATCTCGACGTCGGCCCGCTCCTCGCCGAGGACCATGACGTCCGTGTCGATCTCCTCGATCTCCGGGTCCTGGAGAAGGACGGCGGAGAGGTGGTGGAAGGCGGCGGTGACGCGGGAGTCCGGCAGCAGGGCGGCGGCCTGCTCGGCGGCGCTGCCCTCCTCCGGCTTCAGCGCGTAGGCGCCCTTCTTGTCGAAACCGAGCGGGTTGACGCAGTCGACGACGAGCTTGCCTGCCAGTTCCTCACGCAGGGATTCGAGGGTCTTGCCGTGGCCGTCCCACGGCACCGCGACGATCACGATGTCGCTGCGGCGCGCGGTCTCGGCGTTGTCGGCGCCCTCGACCCCGTGCCCGAGTTCCTCGGCGGCGGCCTGCGCGCGGTCGGCGGCCCGCGAGCCGATGATCACCTTCTGCCCCGCCTTGGCGAGACGGTAGGCGAGCCCCTTGCCCTGCGGGCCGGTGCCGCCGAGCACACCGACGACCAGCCCGGAGACGTCGGGCAGGTCGAAGGGGTCCTTGGCCGGGGTCTTGGCGGGGGCGGTCGTCTGTGCACTGTCAGTAGAGGTCATGGGCTGACTTTACGTGCGCGGACGGAGGCCGGGAGCGGCCGGATCAGGTGAGGGAGGTCACGGGAATCCGGCGGAACGTGATCGTCTCGTACGCGCTGAAGTCGCCCGTCTCGTAGAGCAGTCCGACGGTGTCCTCGTCGACGCGTACGAGATCGGAGTACGCGGCGGGCAGGCCGTCGACGGTGTGGGCGAGGCGCCAGGTGACTCCGTGGTCCGTGCTGGCGCGGACGGCCATCAGGGCGCGGAAGCCGGGGTCGGCGGGGCCGGAGTGGAGGAGCAGGTCGGGATCGCGGAGCTGGAGGACGCTGCCCTCGACGACCGGGCCGGTGATGCCCGCCTGCGGCCGGAACGGTTTGACCAGGCTCTCACCGCCGTCCTGCGAGTACGCGTCGGCGCGGGTGCCGGGGGCCGGGGAGTCGTTGCGGGTGTTGAAGTAGACGCGTCCGTCGGGGAGTTCGGTGGCGGTGGTCTCGTTGACGTTGATGTAGCCGTCGGTGTTGTCGTCGACGTAGCCGATGCGCCAGGTGGCGCCCCGGTCGTCGCTGAGCAGACAGTGACCGCCGTTGTACTTGCCCTCCGTGCCGTTGTCCTTCCCGGTCGGCGGGAGGGAGTGGTTGGCGGGGACGACGACGCGGCCGGTGGAGAGCTGGAGGGCGTGGCCCGGGGTGGTGGCGTACCACCGCCACTCGGCCTTCTTCGTCTGCTCGGTGATCTCCTTGGGACTCGACCAGGTCGCCCCCTCGTCGTCGCTGTGCTGCACCCAGACCCGCCGGCCGTCGGCCGCGCTCACCACGCCTCGGCGGATGGCGTCCTCGGTGGCCAGGGCCGCGTTGCGGACGTGTACGAGGAGGATCCGGCCGGTGTCGAGGACGACCGGGGCCGGGTTGCCGGCGAGGGCGTCGCCGTTCTCGGCCGCGACCTGGAGCGGGCCCCAGGTCCGGCCGCCGTCCGTCGACCGCTTCACCACGATGTCGATGTTCCCGAAGTCCTCCCGGCCGCCGACCCGTCCCTCGCAGAAGGCGAGCAGGGCGCCGGAGGGGGCGGCGACGACGGCCGGGATACGGAAGCTGGCGTAGCCGTCGGTGCCTGCGCGGAAGGGGACGCTGGTGTCGGGGGTGGTGAGGGTTTGGGTCGTGGTGGGGGTGCGGGGCACGAGGGGCTCCTTGGGTGGTTTGCGGGTCGTCCCGGTGCGGCCTGGGTGCCCCGCTCGGGCGAATTTCCGGTGAACTCTGGGTCACGAGTGGCCGGTTGCGGCAGGATGCGGGCGCATGGACACCGTACGGGTCGCGTTGTTGCGGGAGATGCTCGCCGGGACCGAGTGGCTGGGGGCCACCCGGCGGTTCGCGGAGGCGTTGCGGGGGTCCGTGGTGTCGTACGGCGGTGGGCTGCTGCTCGTGGGCACCGCCGAGTACGAGCCGTGGCATCTCGCGGCGCACCTGGTGGACGAGGCCGCGTGGTCCGGCACGCCGGAGCTGTCCCCCACGCTCGTACGCCATGCCTCGCGCCCCTCTGACCCTTCACATCTGGCGGTCGGGCTGGGCCGGGTCTCGGCGGCCCGACGCGGCGAGACCCTGCTGGTCGTGGCCCCGTCCGCGCCGGGTGCCGCCCTGTTGGAACGGGTGCACGACGCGCGGCGCGCCGGGGCGAGGGTGCTCGCGCTGGACACCGGGGACCGGGACCTGGCCGTCCTGGCCCACGAGTCGCTGACGGCACCGCCCGACCCGGACGTCGACCTCGACACGGTCCAGCATCTGGTGAGCGCGGCGGCGGGCGAACCGTCCCTGCCGCCTCGGCGAGGCCGACGCCGCCTGCGCGACCGGCTCGCCCGCCTGGCCGACCAGCTGACCGCACCGCCGCCGGCGCGGTGGTGACCGCCCGGGGCGGGGAAAACCGATTGCTCCGGGGGTGGCCGCGGCTGAGCATGGCCCACTGCCAAGCGACAGGTGCGGGTCTCATGTGAGGGCCGGCCGCCGTCGGCGACTGCGGGTCACAGCCCTTCCCACCCCCGCACCGCTCGTGACTGCCAAGCGGCTCGTCGCCGTTCCGTCAGTCGGGGTCCGGGCCCGAGGCCGGGGCGTCGTGCCAGCGGGGGTCCGTTTCCCACTCGGCGTTTCGGTCGCGGGCCGTTTCCATCGCCTGGGCGGCCTCCTTGGGAGTGGCGTAGGGGCCCATGCGGTCCTTGCCGGGGCAGTCGGGGCCCTCTTCGACCTTCTTGTGTTCCAGGCAATAGAACCACTCGCCGGGCTTGCCGGCCGTACGCCGCTTGAACAGGGGCATGACTCGAGCTCCTCTCACCGACCGATCGCATCCGATTCGTATCCGATCGCCACCGACATGGTCCCCCACAGCCGCTGGTTAAACTCGCTGGCATGTCTGGCCAGTCACTGCTCGCACCGGGGAAGCTCTCCCCCACCCGCTCCGTCCCCGCAAACATCCGCCGACCCGAGTACGTGGGCAAGTCCGCCCCGACTCCGTACACCGGACCGGAGGTGCAGACGCCCGAGACGATCGAGGCGATGCGGATCGCCGGGCGGATCGCGGCGCGGGCGATGGCGGAGGCCGCCAAGCACATCGCGCCCGGAGTCACCACGGACGAGCTGGACCGGGTGGCCCACGAGTACATGTGCGACCACGGCGCCTATCCGTCGACCCTCGGCTACCGCGGGTTCCCCAAGTCGCTGTGCACGTCGATCAACGAGGTCATCTGCCACGGCATCCCGGACTCGACCGTGCTGCGCGACGGCGACATCGTCAACCTGGATGTGACGGCGTACATCGGTGGCGTCCATGGGGACAACAACGCCACCTACCTCGTCGGGGACGTGGATGAGGAGTCGAAGCTGCTCGTCGAGCGGACCCGTGAGTCCCTCGCCCGCGCCATCAAGGCCGTCAAGCCCGGCCGGCAGATCAACATCATCGGGCGGGTCATCGAGTCGTACGCGAAGCGGTTCGGGTACGGGGTCGTGCGCGACTTCACGGGGCACGGGATCAACTCGTCGTTCCACTCGGGGCTGATCATCCCGCACTACGACTCCCCGCACGCGACGACCGTGATCCAGCCGGGGATGACGTTCACGATCGAGCCGATGCTCACGCTCGGTACGCACGACTACGACATGTGGGACGACGGCTGGACGGTCGTGACCAAGGATCGCAAGCGCACGGCCCAGTTCGAGCACACGCTGGTCGTGACGGAGACGGGCGCGGAGATCCTCACGCTTCCATAACCCCTGCTGACCTGCCTTTCCCGGCCTCCCCACCCACCCTTCCTCGGCCCGCCCTCCGGCTCCCTCCGGACGGCGGGCTTTTTCATGCCGATCCAGGTGAGCTTGATCGGGATCCGGGGTACGGTTTTACCGACAGGGAGTCGGGAACCTGTTGACTTAGGTAAGCCTAACCATCGAAAGTATGGGCAGGTTCTCGTCATTCCACTTCGGCACCGGAGGCCTTCATGAACGCGTCGACCGCATCCGATAGCGGCTCCGCCGCGGGGTCAGAAACGGCAGTCACGGCGTTCTCCACGATCATCCGCACCGCGTCCCACGAGCAGCACACGGAGGCGGAGACCACGACGTTCATGGGCGACATGCTGGGCGGCAAACTCGGCGTCGACGCCTACGCGCGCTACACCGAGCAGCTGTGGTTCGTGTACGAGGCGCTGGAGAGCGGCGCGCGGGCGCTGGCCGACGACCCGGTCGCCGGGCCGTTCATCCAGCCCGAGCTGATGCGGCTGACGGCGCTGGAGCGGGACCTGAGGCATCTGCGCGGCCCGCACTGGCGGTCGGCGCTCTCCGCGCTGCCGGCGACCGAGGTGTACGCGGCGCGGGTCGCCGAGTGCGCGCGTACGTGGCCCGGCGGCTATGTGGCCCACCACTACACGCGCTACCTCGGCGACCTCTCCGGCGGACAGATCATCCGCGACCGGGCCGAGAAGACCTGGGGTTTCGCCAAGAAGGGCGACGGGGTCCGCTTCTATGTTTTCGAGGACATCGCCAACCCGGCCGCGTTCAAGCGTGGTTACCGCGAGCTGCTGGACCGGGTGCGGGCGGACGACCTGGAGAAGCAGCGCATCGTGAGCGAGTGCAAGCGGGCGTTCACGCTGAACACGGCCGTGTTCCGGGCGCTGGGCGAGGAGTTCCCCCTCACCGCGTGAGCCCAGGGAGCCCCGTGAGCCCAGGGAGCCCCGTGAGCCCATGGCCGGGCTCCGGCTGGCGCTCCAGGAACACCCGGCCGCCGACCTCCACCCACCCGTGCGGCTGCGGAGCCGTGAGGATCTGTGAGCCGGTGCCCTGGACGATATTGAGGGCACGGCCCAGTCGTGCGGTCAGCTGCAGCGCGGCCGCGCCGGTGGCCTCGTCCTCGTCGATGCCGTCGCCGCGGCCCGGGAAGGCCCGCGCGCGGATACGGCCCGCAGCCTCGTCCTCCCAGGCCCAGGCATAGATCCACTCGCCGGGCGGCGGGACCTCCAGGTCGTCGACCTCGGCCGGGGAGGCGTACTGGCGGAACGTGCGCGGCGGGGCCCACTCCGGCAGGGCCTCGATCCAGCTGAACTCCCCGTCCAGCCGGGCCCCGACCACACCGGCCTCGGTGACCAGTTCGGGCACGTCGAGCAGCCAGGCGGCGCCGACGCAGGGGTGGCCGGCGAAGGGCAGGCGCAGGGTGGGGGTGTAGATGTCGAGGACACCGCGCTCGGGGTCGTCCACGAACACGGTCTCGCTGAAGCCGAGTTCGGCGGCGAAGGCCTGGCGGTCCTCGCGGTCGGGCAGTACGGATCCCTCACGTACGACGCCCAGTTCGTTGCCGTATCCGCCGCCGGGCCCGCAGAACACCCGCAGCACGTCGAAGTCAGTCACTCCCGCATTGAAACATCATCGGGCGCTGGTCGGACGACACGGCGGCCGGGCACTGGAGACAGGTAAGGCTAGCCTAAGCTGTTTCGAGGGCGCCCTGGGCGCGGCAGCCGGGGGCGTACGAGGAGGACGACTCCGCGGTGGCGGAGGCGATGGCCGTCACGGAGGTCACCGGGTTCGCGGTCCGGCCCTTCTCCGCGCTCAGCGGCGGCGAGCGCGCCCGGGTCGCGCCGGCCCGGGTGCGCGCCCAGCGGGCCCCGCTGCTGATGCTGGTCGAGCCGACCGCCGCGCTGGACCTGCGCCATCAGGAGCTGGTGCTGCGGGTGTGCCGGGAGCGGGCGCGGGCCGGGGACGCCGTGGTGGTCGTCCTGCACGATCTGGGGCCCTGGTCACCTGGCTCTCCGGCCGCGCCTCCATCGCCCAGGTGCGCTCGCGGCAGCGTACGCGGACCGGGTGGCGATCCTGCACGACGGGCTGATCGCGGCGGACAGGCCGCCGGCGGTGGCGTGTTCAACTTCCAGCCGGCCCCGACCATCCTCCAAGTCACGGTCTGGCCCCTGTATCTGATCCCGACGCTCGCGCTGTTCCTCGCCCCGGTAGGGTTCGCCTCCGGGAAGGGGAAGGTGAAGATTCCTGATGAGCAGGGTTCTCGGGGTTCGGAGCCCACGAAGGCTTCGTGAGGTTCGTCCGGTTCGTAGGCATGGAGGGCCGGCCTGGCTCCGCTCGTACGGCCGCGGCGTGCTGGTGACCACGGCGGTGACCGCGCTGTCGTTGACGGCGAGCGGGTGTGTGGTGGTCCGTGGCGACCTGGAGATCGTCGCCACGGCGACACCGTCGGAGGCCGCCGGTGCGCTGAAGGACTTCACCACCGCGTACAACGCGGCGGACAAGGCGTACGACCAGTCCCTGGACGCCGACCGGGTGACCGGTGCCCTCGCCGACATCGACGGCGGCAAGCTCCGCTCCGGCGCGAAGATCAACCCGAGCGGCAACCCCGAGCATGTGCCGCTGGAGTTGACGGACGTCAAGTACACGATCCCGGAGAAGGCCGCCTGGCCGCGCTGGTTCGTGGCCGACGCCGCCGCCAACAAGGGCAATTCCGGGGGTCGTTGGGTGTTCGTGTTCACCCGGGACGGGCTGGACGACCTGTGGGAGGTGTCGTTCCTCACGATCGTCGCCGCGGACGAGATGCCCGAGTTCCAGAAGGACGAGGACGGCTTCGCCCAGGTGGTCACCCCCGACGACCCCGCTCTCGCCGTCGCCCCCGCTCAACTGCCCGACCGGTACGTGACGTATCTGAGGGAGGACAGCGCCGTCTTCGCGGACGGGGTGTACACCTCGGAGGAGCGCGCGGAGCGCCGGCAGAACGCGGAACGGCCGGGCATCGTACGCCAGTACATCGACGAGCCCCTGACGAACGGCGACTACGCGCCGATCGGGCTGCGCACCACGGACGGCGGGGCGATGGTCTTCTTCACCACCCGCCACTACCAGAAGCAGACGGCCGCGCAGGGCGTCGACATCCCCGTCAACGACGCGGCCGTGAAGGCGCTGATGACGGGTGAGCCCAAGGAGTCGCTGACGTTGGAGTTCGTCTCCAACCAGGCGGTGCTCGATCCGGCGAAGACGGCGGCGGACCGACAGGTGAAGTTCCTGAGCCAGGTGGGCGGGCTCACGGGGGCGAAGGGCGAATAGCTTCTGGGGGCCCTAACCGTGCAGGGGCCAGGGCGAGTTGGTGCGGTCCGGCTCCTCGCCCGCGTGCCGGGCGCATTCGTCGGTGAGGATCTCCAGCAGGCTCAGCGGATCCGGCAGCGGGTGCTCGGGACCGCGTACCCAGTGGACAGCGAGGTCGCCGGGGAGCCGGGCCGGCGGTACGAGGACGTAGGACCCGCGGCAGTGCCAACGCAGGCCGGGATGCTCGTCCATGGTCTCCGGGTGGCAGTCCAGTTCGCAGGGCCACCACTCGTCCTCGTCCTCGGGTGTACCGCGGGTGAGGGTGAAGAAGAGGAGCCGTCCGTCGTCGGCCTCGGACTCCGCTTCCGCGACGGGGCCCACCTCGATCCCGGAGGCGAGCAGTCGCTCCAACGCCTGCCGCCCGGCGGTGAGCGGAACGTCGAGTACGTCATGGACCATGCCGGTCGCGGTGATGAAGTTGGCCTGCGGCTGATGCCGGGCCCAACGCTCGATCTGGGCGCGGTCGGTGGTGGACTGGGTCTGCCACGCGAAGGACACCGGGTGCCGGGCGGGGGTGGGACAGCCGACGCGGTCGCAGGAACACCGGTAGCCCGAGGGGTACGCGGCGGGCGCGAGCGGGAGTCCGGCAGCGGCGGTGGCGAGCAGCAGCGTCTCACGGTCGGCGTCGTCGGCGGTCTCCTGGAGCGGGCGGCCTGTGCGGCGGGCGCGCAGCCATTCGGAGATCCTGCCCTGCCGACCGGTCCGGCCGCCGAACGTCGCGCTCATCTGTCCCCTCGCCTCGCTGTGGTGCGGACAGCATGCCCCATGCTCCCACCATCCTGCGCTCCGGGGGGCCGGAGCACCCATCCGGGGTAGGTGGGGCGATGCCGGAGCGGGACAGGGATGGTGGGCTATTGCATGCTTTGGCGGTATTTACGATCCACTGCCGAGTACCCTCTGGTCGGTTGGTCACACTTGAGCGGGACAGGAAGGGGAGTTGACCGGGCTCAGCGGGGCGCGAGGCCGTGCAGGGCGTACTCGTACGAGATGGGGCCCGCGTACTGGAGCCACCGCTGAGCCAGGGGCGAGACGAAGAGTTCGAGGGCGATGCGCGGGTCGATGTCCGGGCGTACGGCGCCTTGTTCCTGGGCGGCACGCA
Protein-coding sequences here:
- a CDS encoding ABC transporter permease produces the protein MSATTATATTDDVRIPLRGHLRHTGALVRRNLLWIRQDPESMADALLMPVIFTLLFVYVFGGSIGQALGGGQDGYVQYVIPGMIAMMSMTLSQGVGTGFCQDFNSGVMDRFRSLPIGRGSVLFAKISVEIARMLFATTVLMIVAVLVGFDITNWPGLFATVGLSTVFASAIMWVFLTLGVIMKSAQSVQAMGFLVLFPLQFGSSIFAPTQQMPGWLQAFTDYNPLSTLADTARGLMVGGPVAHDLWMTLGWSVAITAVMAPVAIHKFRTKS
- the npdG gene encoding NADPH-dependent F420 reductase; translation: MTSTDSAQTTAPAKTPAKDPFDLPDVSGLVVGVLGGTGPQGKGLAYRLAKAGQKVIIGSRAADRAQAAAEELGHGVEGADNAETARRSDIVIVAVPWDGHGKTLESLREELAGKLVVDCVNPLGFDKKGAYALKPEEGSAAEQAAALLPDSRVTAAFHHLSAVLLQDPEIEEIDTDVMVLGEERADVEIVQALANRIPGMRGIFSGRLRNAHQVESLVANLISVNRRYKAHAGLRLTDV
- a CDS encoding AfsR/SARP family transcriptional regulator, whose product is MDPVRYRILGTTQAQHADGTPVPVGGARLRALLTVLALRPGRTVPAAALVEEVWAAGDPPADASGALQALVGRLRRTLGPDAVESVNGGYRLAARPDHVDLHRFERLASEGARALADGDAAHAAVVLDDALALWQDPPLADLPDRTAEAARWETRRLDVRRTRLTAALTLGQAETALPELTALCDTHPLDEPLHSLRLRALHATGRTAEALAEYERIRRVLADTLGTDPGPDLRALHAELLTPGAAPREGRGEPREQPTTTRTRHTTRTPELSGEAGSKGQPPLGMGTGRGGGGEKARPGNLPARLTSFVGRDADIHTIRDDLTTTRLVTLLGPGGAGKTRLSQEAAEAVAHSMPDGVWLAELAPVDDPANVPETVLTALGARETVLRGAGAEEMRVVADRHDDPLSRLTEHCARRRMLIVLDNCEHVVAAAAHLAEHLLQRCPALTVLATSREPLGVPGELVRPVEPLTEPHALRLLADRGAAAHPGFTVADDPEAAAEICRRLDGLPLAIELAAARLRMLTPRQIADRLDDRFRLLTSGSRTVLPRQQTLRAVVDWSWELLDEDERDVLRRLSVFAGGCDLPAAEAVCGPAALDALGSLVDKSLVVAAPSPVSSASAGGGGMRYRLLETVAEYAGERLTEAGTRPAAERAHLTYYRELVRTTDPLLRGTGQRAAIDLLEPEYENIRTALRHAVAGRDEQEALCLTLSLAWYWQMRGLKSEARHWSSQVKELGPNPFTAPARPVPDLPDRIVDSPPPMRPDILAEARRAAHLLHMACMDMELSAWETPEAKEKLRVIADTYRPGQPQTCRFPGAMWFYAVLLSGDMERVRAILDENINTSRELGLTWELAQSLQLRANILANRGDWVGDATRDADEALELFDRLGDAWGSAEALSARAEALERQGRFALAAATYQRAIEYAEQLGAFAQLTLLSVRLAAVLIEGGEGERGEKMLVDVLADRPPATNEALPSALLCLAVRLGRTGRVDEAREQIRLLREDFEAHTFVLFAGYFLGVQGWLEAVAGNHDEALDFMRRAMERSLDPLALLVTPHMPAIHLATAALVLSSADGGRRALDAARLLGAADALRPPGHFPSPLEIETRTDAEAATRAALPDDETYDRAYTEGGGLTVEEAAALI
- a CDS encoding site-2 protease family protein, with the protein product MTTAASRRSDRRISPVFVGIVAVMAVTGWATWTGFSEQPGLAVFLFVTSAWIVSLCLHEYAHARTALHSGDISIGAKGYLTLNPLKYTHALLSIVLPVIFVIMGGIGLPGGAVFIERGRIQGRWKHSLISASGPLTNVLFAAVCTAPFWLGVTDGVPAAFLFALAFLALLQVTAAILNFLPVPGLDGYGVIEPWLSYKIRRQVEPLAPFGLLLVFAVLFIPTVNEAFWDAIDAFMRALGVQDVLADCGFRLYRFWREDSDVCLSL